The Neodiprion fabricii isolate iyNeoFabr1 chromosome 4, iyNeoFabr1.1, whole genome shotgun sequence genome window below encodes:
- the LOC124181454 gene encoding pyrethroid hydrolase Ces2a isoform X2, with translation MHKHQCSVILLTIIIVIAEYTAGDRLSPLLKRRKRIVGGIEAAQPPEDDPVVFVSRNERDARIYGTRDEGKGFYVFRGIRFGEPPVGRHRFQRPRRVNLEGDLNATKWGAPCPQPDSSKEGGVIGSEDCLFLNVFTPALPDEGDGYPVLVWIHGGGFRRGAACQYEMRNLIKKKMVVVSIQYRLGSLGFLSTGSKELPGNNGMFDMTLAVDWIKDYIEFFGGNPRKIVAFGQGTGASAAMMLSLSKLTQSHFSGLIAMSGSVLSHFAIDKDPTTSAKAIAMANDCPVEDVSEMTRCLQELPLEKLIDADSSLESIRASVQGFVGGLAGVLGPGPVVEGQDDQRSLPNFMTKPPEGSLDLGEFPEIPLLIGVMKDETGGAISGRFREEIQEKVDMIPNFVDKNLVETLQGTIPSFGNAENQWQFVPEAFSKYLNIPDGTRDEGNLFSKVAKATGDALFNAPAFLAAEQWSKKGKAFLYSFDHTNGKNFGKGFLQGLPLAEAKENDGVASHGDDLGYIFGRNSIIGERLTDGGTSAEPVDPEDAEVTDVFTEMIANFARSGELSVPSAKPGFPGGNLTKIPSFTGGKDPAKTNPFVSVTSKPRLVENFRYCEMGLWTGSLERIQSSTCGLFKASVERVEKVGQKALGAVMKIGQETFGVGSKVAEDVVRPEKIASDVEDTVRKIVKPPAVIGGAIRGLIPGSGISESPSSQSERVQHRPLRPSQPKFGSLIPRRGFMIG, from the exons ATGCACAAACATCAGTGCAGCGTTATACTCTTAACTATAATCATTGTGATAGCTGAGTATACGGCAGGTGATCGCCTGTCTCCTTTATTAAAAAGGCGAAAACGAATTGTCGGAGGGATCGAAGCTGCTCAGCCACCAGAAGATGATCCCGTCGTATTTGTCAGCAGAAACGAGCGAGATGCCCGGATTTATGGAACTCGGGACGAGGGCAAGGGCTTCTACGTATTTCGGGGAATCAGATTCGGAGAACCCCCAGTTGGTCGGCATCGATTTCAA AGACCGAGAAGAGTGAATTTGGAGGGTGACTTAAACGCGACGAAATGGGGAGCGCCCTGCCCGCAGCCAGATTCTTCAAAAGAGGGTGGCGTAATCGGATCTGAGGACTGTTTGTTTTTGAACGTTTTCACTCCCGCCTTGCCAGACGAGGGGGACGGTTACCCGGTTCTGGTATGGATTCACGGCGGAGGCTTCAGACGCGGTGCCGCCTGCCAATACGAGATGAGAAACTTAATCAAGAAGAAAATGGTCGTTGTCTCCATACAGTATCGATTGGGTTCCCTAG GATTCTTGAGCACCGGAAGCAAGGAGTTACCGGGAAACAACGGCATGTTCGATATGACTTTGGCAGTCGACTGGATCAAAGATTACATCGAATTCTTTGGCGGTAATCCGCGGAAAATCGTCGCTTTTGGACAAGGAACTGGAGCCAGTGCTGCTATGATGCTGTCGCTATCCAAACTGACGCAAA GCCATTTCAGCGGACTAATCGCGATGTCTGGTTCCGTATTGTCCCATTTCGCCATTGACAAAGACCCGACGACAAGCGCGAAGGCTATCGCGATGGCGAACGATTGCCCGGTCGAGGATGTCTCGGAGATGACGCGCTGCCTGCAGGAACTTCCGCTGGAGAAATTAATCGACGCCGATTCGTCCCTGGAAAGCATCCGGGCATCGGTTCAAGGCTTCGTCGGCGGTTTGGCGGGAGTTTTGGGTCCGGGGCCCGTGGTGGAGGGCCAGGACGATCAGCGGTCGCTGCCTAACTTCATGACCAAGCCGCCCGAAGGATCCTTGGATCTTGGAGAGTTCCCGGAAATTCCACTGCTCATCGGCGTTATGAAGGACGAAACTGGCGGCGCGATTTCCGGTCGTTTCCGCGAGGAAATTCAGGAAAAGGTGGACATGATCCCGAATTTCGTCGACAAGAATCTGGTCGAAACTCTTCAGGGAACGATACCGAGTTTCGGAAATGCTGAAAACCAATGGCAATTCGTTCCCGAGGCCTTCTCCAAGTATCTCAATATCCCTGACGGTACTCGGGACGAAGGGAACCTCTTCTCCAAGGTGGCCAAGGCCACCGGAGACGCGCTCTTTAACGCGCCAGCTTTCCTCGCTGCTGAACAATGGTCGAAGAAGGGCAAAGCCTTTTTGTACAGCTTTGATCACACCAACGGGAAGAATTTCGGCAAGGGATTTCTGCAAGGATTGCCGTTGGCTGAGGCGAAGGAAAATGACGGAG TTGCCAGCCACGGTGATGATTTGGGATACATTTTTGGGAGGAATTCTATTATTGGCGAACGACTCACCGACGGCGGTACAAGCGCAGAACCTGTCGACCCCGAGGATGCGGAAGTCACCGACGTCTTCACGGAAATGATAGCGAACTTTGCGCGAAGCGGAGAATTGTCGGTACCATCCGCGAAGCCCGGATTCCCCGGcggaaatttgacaaaaattccGTCTTTCACCGGCGGCAAAGATCCAGCAAAGACCAACCCATTTGTCAGCGTCACATCGAAGCCCAGACTTGTGGAAAATTTCAG ATACTGTGAAATGGGACTGTGGACTGGATCACTCGAAAGGATTCAATCCTCAACTTGCGGTCTGTTCAAAGCGAGCGTCGAGAGGGTGGAGAAGGTTGGCCAAAAGGCTCTGGGGGCAGTGATGAAAATTGGTCAGGAGACGTTCGGAGTCGGTAGTAAGGTTGCCGAAGACGTTGTCAGACCGGAAAAGATCGCCTCGGACGTTGAAGATACGGTGAGGAAAATAGTGAAACCCCCGGCGGTCATCGGGGGTGCAATTCGAGGTCTAATCCCCGGCTCTGGGATAAGCGAGTCGCCTTCCTCGCAGTCGGAAAGAGTCCAAcatcgtcctcttcggccgtcCCAGCCAAAGTTCGGTAGTCTGATACCTCGGCGAGGATTTATGATCGGTTGA
- the LOC124181454 gene encoding pyrethroid hydrolase Ces2a isoform X1 translates to MHKHQCSVILLTIIIVIAEYTAGDRLSPLLKRRKRIVGGIEAAQPPEDDPVVFVSRNERDARIYGTRDEGKGFYVFRGIRFGEPPVGRHRFQRPRRVNLEGDLNATKWGAPCPQPDSSKEGGVIGSEDCLFLNVFTPALPDEGDGYPVLVWIHGGGFRRGAACQYEMRNLIKKKMVVVSIQYRLGSLGFLSTGSKELPGNNGMFDMTLAVDWIKDYIEFFGGNPRKIVAFGQGTGASAAMMLSLSKLTQSHFSGLIAMSGSVLSHFAIDKDPTTSAKAIAMANDCPVEDVSEMTRCLQELPLEKLIDADSSLESIRASVQGFVGGLAGVLGPGPVVEGQDDQRSLPNFMTKPPEGSLDLGEFPEIPLLIGVMKDETGGAISGRFREEIQEKVDMIPNFVDKNLVETLQGTIPSFGNAENQWQFVPEAFSKYLNIPDGTRDEGNLFSKVAKATGDALFNAPAFLAAEQWSKKGKAFLYSFDHTNGKNFGKGFLQGLPLAEAKENDGAVASHGDDLGYIFGRNSIIGERLTDGGTSAEPVDPEDAEVTDVFTEMIANFARSGELSVPSAKPGFPGGNLTKIPSFTGGKDPAKTNPFVSVTSKPRLVENFRYCEMGLWTGSLERIQSSTCGLFKASVERVEKVGQKALGAVMKIGQETFGVGSKVAEDVVRPEKIASDVEDTVRKIVKPPAVIGGAIRGLIPGSGISESPSSQSERVQHRPLRPSQPKFGSLIPRRGFMIG, encoded by the exons ATGCACAAACATCAGTGCAGCGTTATACTCTTAACTATAATCATTGTGATAGCTGAGTATACGGCAGGTGATCGCCTGTCTCCTTTATTAAAAAGGCGAAAACGAATTGTCGGAGGGATCGAAGCTGCTCAGCCACCAGAAGATGATCCCGTCGTATTTGTCAGCAGAAACGAGCGAGATGCCCGGATTTATGGAACTCGGGACGAGGGCAAGGGCTTCTACGTATTTCGGGGAATCAGATTCGGAGAACCCCCAGTTGGTCGGCATCGATTTCAA AGACCGAGAAGAGTGAATTTGGAGGGTGACTTAAACGCGACGAAATGGGGAGCGCCCTGCCCGCAGCCAGATTCTTCAAAAGAGGGTGGCGTAATCGGATCTGAGGACTGTTTGTTTTTGAACGTTTTCACTCCCGCCTTGCCAGACGAGGGGGACGGTTACCCGGTTCTGGTATGGATTCACGGCGGAGGCTTCAGACGCGGTGCCGCCTGCCAATACGAGATGAGAAACTTAATCAAGAAGAAAATGGTCGTTGTCTCCATACAGTATCGATTGGGTTCCCTAG GATTCTTGAGCACCGGAAGCAAGGAGTTACCGGGAAACAACGGCATGTTCGATATGACTTTGGCAGTCGACTGGATCAAAGATTACATCGAATTCTTTGGCGGTAATCCGCGGAAAATCGTCGCTTTTGGACAAGGAACTGGAGCCAGTGCTGCTATGATGCTGTCGCTATCCAAACTGACGCAAA GCCATTTCAGCGGACTAATCGCGATGTCTGGTTCCGTATTGTCCCATTTCGCCATTGACAAAGACCCGACGACAAGCGCGAAGGCTATCGCGATGGCGAACGATTGCCCGGTCGAGGATGTCTCGGAGATGACGCGCTGCCTGCAGGAACTTCCGCTGGAGAAATTAATCGACGCCGATTCGTCCCTGGAAAGCATCCGGGCATCGGTTCAAGGCTTCGTCGGCGGTTTGGCGGGAGTTTTGGGTCCGGGGCCCGTGGTGGAGGGCCAGGACGATCAGCGGTCGCTGCCTAACTTCATGACCAAGCCGCCCGAAGGATCCTTGGATCTTGGAGAGTTCCCGGAAATTCCACTGCTCATCGGCGTTATGAAGGACGAAACTGGCGGCGCGATTTCCGGTCGTTTCCGCGAGGAAATTCAGGAAAAGGTGGACATGATCCCGAATTTCGTCGACAAGAATCTGGTCGAAACTCTTCAGGGAACGATACCGAGTTTCGGAAATGCTGAAAACCAATGGCAATTCGTTCCCGAGGCCTTCTCCAAGTATCTCAATATCCCTGACGGTACTCGGGACGAAGGGAACCTCTTCTCCAAGGTGGCCAAGGCCACCGGAGACGCGCTCTTTAACGCGCCAGCTTTCCTCGCTGCTGAACAATGGTCGAAGAAGGGCAAAGCCTTTTTGTACAGCTTTGATCACACCAACGGGAAGAATTTCGGCAAGGGATTTCTGCAAGGATTGCCGTTGGCTGAGGCGAAGGAAAATGACGGAG CAGTTGCCAGCCACGGTGATGATTTGGGATACATTTTTGGGAGGAATTCTATTATTGGCGAACGACTCACCGACGGCGGTACAAGCGCAGAACCTGTCGACCCCGAGGATGCGGAAGTCACCGACGTCTTCACGGAAATGATAGCGAACTTTGCGCGAAGCGGAGAATTGTCGGTACCATCCGCGAAGCCCGGATTCCCCGGcggaaatttgacaaaaattccGTCTTTCACCGGCGGCAAAGATCCAGCAAAGACCAACCCATTTGTCAGCGTCACATCGAAGCCCAGACTTGTGGAAAATTTCAG ATACTGTGAAATGGGACTGTGGACTGGATCACTCGAAAGGATTCAATCCTCAACTTGCGGTCTGTTCAAAGCGAGCGTCGAGAGGGTGGAGAAGGTTGGCCAAAAGGCTCTGGGGGCAGTGATGAAAATTGGTCAGGAGACGTTCGGAGTCGGTAGTAAGGTTGCCGAAGACGTTGTCAGACCGGAAAAGATCGCCTCGGACGTTGAAGATACGGTGAGGAAAATAGTGAAACCCCCGGCGGTCATCGGGGGTGCAATTCGAGGTCTAATCCCCGGCTCTGGGATAAGCGAGTCGCCTTCCTCGCAGTCGGAAAGAGTCCAAcatcgtcctcttcggccgtcCCAGCCAAAGTTCGGTAGTCTGATACCTCGGCGAGGATTTATGATCGGTTGA
- the LOC124181485 gene encoding 60S ribosomal protein L8, which yields MGRVIRAQRKGAGSVFRSHTKRRKGAPKLRSLDFSERHGYIKGVVKDIIHDPGRGAPLAVVHFRDPYKFKTRKELFIAPEGMYTGQFLYCGKKANLQIGNVMPVGTMPEGTIVCNLEEKTGDRGRLARASGNYATVIAHNPDTKKTRVKLPSGAKKVMPSNNRAMVGIVAGGGRIDKPILKAGRAYHKYKAKRNCWPKVRGVAMNPVEHPHGGGNHQHIGKASTVKRGTSAGRKVGLIAARRTGRIRGGKTDTKKDD from the exons ATGGGTCGTGTAATTCGTGCTCAGCGTAAGGGAGCTGGATCAGTCTTCCGCTCCCACACCAAAAGGAGAAAGGGAGCGCCAAAACTCCGCTCGCTTGACTTCTCCGAACGTCATGGATACATCAAGGGTGTCGTTAAG GACATTATCCACGACCCCGGCCGTGGTGCTCCATTGGCTGTAGTGCATTTCCGTGATCCATACAAATTTAAGACACGCAAAGAACTTTTCATCGCTCCCGAGGGCATGTACACTGGCCAGTTCCTTTACTGTGGAAAGAAGG CCAACCTCCAGATCGGCAATGTTATGCCTGTTGGAACAATGCCTGAAGGTACAATTGTCTGCAACTTGGAGGAGAAGACCGGTGACCGAGGTCGATTGGCACGTGCCTCCGGTAATTACGCCACCGTCATTGCTCACAATCCCGACACCAAGAAAACAAGAGTAAAGCTACCTTCTGGAGCTAAGAAAGTTATGCCTTCCAACAACAGAGCTATGGTCGGCATTGTTGCTGGTGGTGGTCGTATTGACAAACCAATCTTAAAGGCTGGACGTGCGTACCATAAGTACAAGGCCAAGAGGAACTGCTGGCCTAAG GTTCGTGGTGTGGCTATGAACCCCGTTGAACATCCTCACGGTGGTGGTAATCACCAGCATATTGGTAAGGCGTCTACTGTCAAGCGGGGAACCAGCGCCGGACGTAAGGTCGGTCTGATTGCTGCTCGTCGTACCGGTAGGATCAGGGGAGGAAAGACCGACACCAAGAAGGACGATTAG
- the LOC124181455 gene encoding ATP-dependent RNA helicase bel: MSNAANQNGSGLEQQFAGLDLQNSRQPSGGRYVPPHLRNKSGGPAPLGGDTNSPPSNSRQPSDRDRGGDRDRERGRGGGGGRDGGSGYRDSRGGGRDIDFGNFGGRNRRGGNQENGGGRDQRYPTNDNRDGGPGGGNDRWQEQQPRNDRWQESRNDNRSSGNGGGRWKDSEGGGGREGGRDGGRGRNEVDWTIPTTRDEKLEVELFGTGNTGINFSKYEDIPVEATGDNIPPHITCFDEVQLTEIVKNSITLAGYDKPTPVQKYAIPIIIGRRDVMACAQTGSGKTAAFLVPILNQIYECGPRPPPPNAVGANFGRRKQYPLGLVLAPTRELATQIYDEARKFAYRSRMRPAVVYGGANVSDQLRELDRGCHLLVATPGRLVDMLNRGKIGLHNCRYLVLDEADRMLDMGFEPQIRRIVEQDTMPPTGERQTLMFSATFPKEIQMLARDFLNNYIFLAVGRVGSTSENITQKIVWVDEGEKRSYLLDLLQANNLTQPSAESLTLVFVETKKGADTLEEYLHQAGYPVTSIHGDRTQREREDALRRFRAGSAPILVATAVAARGLDIPHVKHVINFDLPGDVEEYVHRIGRTGRMGNLGVATSFFNSKNHNLVRELVQLLIEANQDLPPWLENMSMEVRNSGGGGGARRPGGTKSSGGRFASAFGARDYRQQPGAGSARNNGAGRPGSYGGGYGGYGGSYNNSSYNTSSNNGGGGTDWWTGK, translated from the exons ATGAGTAATGCAGCCAACCAGAATGGATCAGGTCTAGAGCAGCAG TTTGCTGGTCTGGACTTGCAGAACTCCCGCCAGCCAAGTGGGGGTCGCTACGTACCACCTCATCTCCGCAATAAGTCCGGAG gtCCTGCGCCATTAGGCGGTGATACAAATTCACCACCCAGCAACTCGAGGCAACCTAGCGATAGAGACAGGGGAGGTGACAGAGATCGGGAACGTGGTAGAGGAGGTGGCGGAGGCCGTGACGGCGGCTCTGGCTACAGAGATTCCCGTGGGGGTGGACGTGACATTGATTTTGGTAACTTTGGAGGTCGAAATCGTCGTGGTGGCAATCAAGAGAACGGGGGAGGGCGTGATCAGCGCTACCCGACCAACGACAACCGAGATGGTGGTCCAGGTGGCGGCAACGACCGTTGGCAGGAACAGCAACCTCGAAATGACCGCTGGCAAGAGTCCAGAAATGATAACAG ATCGAGTGGCAATGGAGGTGGAAGATGGAAAGATAGCGAGGGTGGCGGCGGACGCGAGGGTGGCAGGGATGGCGGAAGAGGACGAAATGAAGTTGACTGGACAATCCCAACAACGAGGGATGAGAAGTTGGAGGTGGAATTGTTTGGAACAGGAAATACTGGAATCAATTTCAGCAAGTATGAGGATATTCCCGTTGAGGCCACCGGCGATAACATACCTCCACACATCACATGC tTCGATGAAGTACAGCTGACGGAGATTGTAAAGAACAGCATCACTCTTGCTGGTTACGATAAGCCAACGCCGGTCCAAAAGTATGCGATTCCGATCATCAtcgggcgtcgcgacgtcatGGCCTGCGCGCAGACCGGATCTGGTAAAACTGCGGCATTTTTAGTGCCGATATTAAATCAGATCTACGAATGCGGTCCCCGACCTCCCCCACCTAACGCTGTCGGCGCCAACTTTGGAAGGCGCAAACAATACCCTCTGGGTCTAGTCTTGGCTCCCACCAGAGAACTGGCTACCCAGATATACGATGAAGCGCGCAAGTTTGCTTACAGATCAAGAATGCGTCCTGCTGTTGTTTATGGCGGTGCCAATGTTAGCGATCAGTTACGCGAACTTGATCGCGGCTGCCACCTTCTTGTCGCCACACCTGGTCGTCTCGTCGACATGCTTAATCGCGGGAAAATTGGTCTACACAATTGCCG GTACCTAGTGCTAGACGAGGCGGATCGAATGCTTGACATGGGTTTCGAGCCGCAAATTCGTCGCATAGTAGAACAAGATACAATGCCTCCAACCGGGGAACGACAGACCCTTATGTTCTCTGCCACTTTTCCCAAAGAGATTCAGATGCTAGCTCGTGACTTTCTgaacaattatattttcttggCAGTCGGCAGGGTTGGTTCTACGTCTGAAAACATCACCCAAAAGATAGTTTGGGTTGATGAAGGTGAAAAACGATCTTATCTTCTTGATCTACTCCAAGCCAACAACCTCACTCAGCCTA GTGCGGAATCACTCACACTAGTATtcgtagaaacaaaaaaaggagCTGACACGCTAGAGGAATACTTGCACCAAGCAGGCTATCCCGTGACTAGTATCCACGGTGATAGAACTCAGCGTGAGCGTGAAGATGCGTTGCGCCGTTTCCGCGCTGGATCAGCACCTATTCTCGTCGCGACAGCTGTCGCGGCACGAGGTCTTGATATTCCGCATGTTAAACATGTAATCAATTTTGACTTGCCCGGCGATGTTGAAGAGTATGTCCATCGTATTGGTCGTACCGGACGTATGGGAAATCTAG GTGTAGCCACTTCATTCTTCAATAGTAAAAACCATAATTTAGTAAGAGAGCTTGTTCAGCTTCTGATAGAGGCCAACCAGGATTTACCCCCGTGGTTAGAGAATATGTCCATGGAAGTACGAAACTCtggaggtggtggtggtgcaCGAAGACCAGGTGGCACTAAGAGCAGCGGTGGTCGTTTTGCCAGTGCTTTTGGGGCAAGAGATTATCGTCAACAGCCTGGTGCTGGATCTGCACGAAACAACGGAGCCGGAAGACCTGGAAGTTATGGCG GTGGATACGGAGGATACGGAGGCAGCTACAACAACTCATCGTACAATACCTCATCCAACAACGGTGGCGGTGGCACAGACTGGTGGACCGGCAAGTAG